One window from the genome of Cricetulus griseus strain 17A/GY chromosome 2, alternate assembly CriGri-PICRH-1.0, whole genome shotgun sequence encodes:
- the LOC100774768 gene encoding calcium homeostasis modulator protein 6-like — protein sequence MEKFKAVLDLQSKHRSALGYGLVTLLTAGGEKIFSEVVFQCPCSATWNLPYGLVFLLVPALALFLLGYALRTRTWRLLTGCCSWSASAQSSSGLQRVFVCAQISAAAALPPLTWVAVALLGGSFYQCAVSGSEAMARHLCKGRDPSCAAKLPQVPCKKQEAEMQDILSQLKAQSQVLGWILIAAIIILLLVVKSVTRCLSPVSYLQLKFWEIYLEKERQILQGEAMEHATQLAKENVRCFFDCTNPKDCSTPSSKAWQQISALYTFNPKNHFYSMLHKYVNRKDMSGSLRSVEGDAVVPVLGFVDASGMATTHGV from the exons ATGGAGAAGTTCAAGGCAGTGCTGGACCTGCAGAGCAAGCACCGCAGCGCCCTGGGCTACGGCTTGGTGACACTGCTGACTGCAGGTGGGGAGAAGATCTTCTCCGAGGTGGTGTTCCAGTGTCCCTGCAGCGCCACCTGGAACCTGCCCTATGGACTGGTGTTCCTGCTGGTGCCAGCGCTAGCACTCTTCCTCCTGGGCTATGCTCTCAGAACGCGCACCTGGCGCCTGCTCACAGGCTGCTGTTCCTGGAGTGCGAGCGCGCAATCCAGCTCGGGGTTGCAGCGCGTGTTCGTGTGCGCACAGATCAGCGCGGCCGCCGCGCTCCCGCCCCTCACTTGGGTGGCGGTAGCGCTGCTCGGAGGCTCCTTCTACCAGTGTGCTGTCAGCGGGAGCGAGGCCATGGCCAGACACCTGTGCAAGGGCCGCGACCCTAGCTGCGCCGCCAAGCTACCGCAGGTTCCCTGCAAGAAGCAGGAGGCGGAGATGCAGGACATCCTGAGTCAGCTCAAGGCTCAGTCTCAG GTGCTGGGCTGGATCCTGATAGCAGCTATCATCATTCTACTTCTGGTTGTGAAGTCTGTCACTCGATGTCTCTCTCCGGTTAGTTATCTGCAGCtaaaattctgggaaatatatTTGGAAAAGGAGAGGCAGATCCTTCAAGGAGAAGCTATGGAACATGCGACCCAGCTGGCAAAAGAGAATGTTAGGTGTTTCTTTGACTGCACAAATCCGAAGGATTGCAGCACCCCAAGCAGTAAAGCCTGGCAGCAAATCTCTGCACTTTACACGTTCAATCCCAAGAACCATTTCTACAGCATGTTGCACAAGTACGTTAACAGAAAGGACATGAGTGGCAGCCTCCGCTCTGTGGAAGGAGATGCAGTGGTCCCTGTCCTTGGCTTTGTAGATGCCTCAGGGATGGCCACCACTCATGGGGTATGA